From Chryseotalea sp. WA131a:
AGTAGTGTTTATTTTCTGTACATGATCCTTTAGCAGGTCGATTTTGTTTTTCTTCCAAAACCAATCTTCATAGGGTTTGGTATGCTCAAATTTCATCTGACCCATGTAAATATACATGAGTGCAGTACGCGAGAAAAAGTGCTCGGTTTCAGAGGAGATAACGGTGATCCGATGGTTGGTTTGTTTGCGAATGTGTCGGGCAGCCGTTATGCCACTGATGCCATTGCCGATGATCACGATGTGTTTCATAAAAATGCCAATCTGGCGAGATGCTTCATCATACTTTGTCAACCAATTGACAAAACATTCATTAGGGGCTAAGTATTTTTGATTTTCAAGGTAACAATAAAATCTATTGTACCATCTTCAAGGTATTATAACTTTCATAGTGACTAATTTAATTTTATGAAACGATTACTTTCACTTTGGATTTTTTTAGTGATACAAATCCAAGATCGCCAAAGTTGTGATCAAAATAGGCTAAAAAAATAGCCTCATAAATGTCCATTACTCCTGAAAATAGCAAATAGCTTTTTCTACTTCGGGAATTTTTTTACGGATCGTGGGAGTGAGTAAATTGGGTGAAACGCCCCATTTGTTTTCCAGGTTATCGTACTCGGCACTGGTAACTGCCCGGTAAATACGGTCCTTGTATTTATGAAAGGTATCAAATGAGGGTTCATCAAATTGCGAAAGGCAATGGTTGGGTGAGCATAGCTGTATTTTCTGTATGCCAATACGATGTCGTATTCCACGCTAAAAAACTTGATTTTAAGGCAAGAATAGAATTTTATTAAAATCTGAAAGTTTGCAACCGGCCTTTAGCGTCCAATTTCGGTCAAAAATTCTAACCCATTTATTCTTCATTCATTCCTCCAAAGCGAAGGCTCTGAATTTTTAAAATAGCGTTGATAAGCCGTGCGTGTAGTAATGCCAATTGGCCCTTCATAGATGCCGCCAACATTACCCATGTCTTCCACCAATACTTCTATTACATTAGCAGAACCTTTTTTAAGTAACCCATCTGGAATGGTGTACACACGTCTCTTTTCAAACGAACGGCTCTCTCCATAATCTTCGCCATCATTCGTTTTGCCAATGAGTTTTCCATTCAAATAGGTTTTATCAAAATCATCTATTTTGCCAAGCATCAATACAATTTCTTCGTCTTTCTCAGAGAAATTGGCTGGTAGGGTAAACGTTTTTCGGTACCACGCATAGCCATCGTATTTATAGTAACCTTGATGTTCCCAGGCAGACGGAACCATCATCTTGGTCCATTCAGCGTCTCCATCGAGTGGTTTTTCATTTCGTGTTTTGGCAAATTGCCATAACCCCGATAAATCTACGAGCATTCTGTTTTTAGCTGAACGATAAATTCCCAAATCACCATCAATGATTCCGCCACCGAGGGTAACATCAAATACCCGAACAGCAATTATGTTGTCGCCTGCAAAGTTGATTACTTCTGAAGGCAGTGTATATTTTCGTTCGCTGTTAAAGGCGGTTTTGAATTTTGGAGGCATTGTGCCCGACACTCCAATCAATGTTCCATTTACATAGACTTCATCGCAATCATCAATGTAGCCGAGGTTTAGGTAATAGCTTTCTCCCTTCTCTAAGGTAGTGCCATCAAACTTTTTGCGGTACCATGCAAAACCATCGTATCCGTTAAACCCTTCTTCTTCCCAAGCCGCTGGAGCGATGATGTTATCCCAATCCGAATCATCATACTTTGGGTTCGACCACATCGATTTGTCGCCAATACGAAATTTCCATTCGCCTCTTAATTTAATCACCTGTGCGAAGCTGGAAAATGTAAAAACAGAAAGGAGAAGGAAGAGAGAAATTTTTTTCACGGCTAGATTTCGAGTTAAAATTACAAAATGTTTGAGTGAAGGCGAACAACCTGACCAAGGAATCGTCCGCCTTTCCCAAACTTAACCTATCTTAATGCAACGGTAGGATAATTGTAGGTTGCTTTTTCAAGCTGAGCCATCCACTTGCCATCGGTAGGAGCAATTAATTTATAGGTTACCGCCACCTCGTTGCTCTTTACTTCAATCCACAGTGCATCATATTGATCACGTTGTATTTTGTATTTTTTGATAAAGCCACGGTTGAAGTTTTTGGCCTTGATACGCTCAGTACTGATGGTACCTGTTTTGTCCAAGAAACTCACTTCTACCGTTTCGTTTTTATCGTATCCGTAAATTAATTTAACGGTGTTTTTCTCCATACCTGGAACCACTTTGATGGCGGGTTGACCTTGGGCTTTTGCTGTTAATGAGAAGGCACTGATAGCTGCTACCACTACGCCTGCCATTAAGATTCTTGTTTTCATATTGATTGTTTTTTAGTTATTTGTTTTTGTTTCGTTCACAGTACAAATAACGCGGAGGTTGTGTGGAGAGATGTCACCGCAGGGTAAAGGATTGTAACAAGATGTAACGCAGGTTGGTGAGGGTGGTAAGAGGGTAATAGGTGATTGGTAAGTGGTATAAGGTAATTGGTGAGAGGTAGTAGTTAAGAGGTGGTTGTTGAGAAGTAGTTAGTAAGAAGGGAGTGGTGTGGAGTGCTTGATATGGGGTAGCGATTTGTTATTTGGGATCTTTGGTTTTTGGTTTGCAAAAAGAGGCTGACTTAAGAATCATAGAATTTAACATATTGCCAATAGAAGTATATTGTTTCAAGAAGTTAGCGGCTACTTCATTTGAAATATAGCCACAGTCTAACGCAACTTCAATCCAGTGCTGGGTTTCCAACTGTTCACCATCTGCATCGGTAAGTTTGCTGATAAAATGTTTTTCATATCTTCTTTTTCCCCATGATTCAGCGATCTGTGCTCCAACAGAACGGGATGACCTCCTCACCTGATCAGTAAGAGAATACATTTCCTCTTTTGGAAACTTCTTTGTTACATTAAAAATATCCTTTGATAATTGGCGAGAAAGCTTATAGACTTCCAAGTCCCTAAATCCTATTGCATATTCCATATTTTAATCGATTACTCTTTTTATTGTACGGCCACTTACCACTTACCATCACAGAATTAACTTATACCCCGTCCCATGCACGGTCAAAATAACCTTGGGCTGATTGGGATTGGTTTCAACTTTTTGGCGAAGACGCACCATGAAATTATCAACCGTGCGGGTGGTGGGTTGCTCATCGTAACCCCATACTTTTTCTAGCAAGTCGTAACGACTAACTACTTGATTTCTATTTTGGTATAGATAGGAGAGTATCTCAAACTCTTTGTGCGACAACTTTATTTCAGCGCCATTTTCTTCTGCGCGAAAGGCAGCAAAGTCAATTTTGATTCTTCCAATCGATATTCCTTCTGATTCTTTCATCGGTTCGGATTTACTTCTACGCAAGTGCGCTTTCACGCGCGCCAATAGTTCGCGCACGCTAAAAGGTTTGGTGATGTAGTCATCTGCACCCAATTCCAAACCCAATACTTTGTCGATTTCTTCCCCACGCGCAGTGAGCAGAATAATTGGCACTTCAATGCCCGCTGCGCGTACGGCCTTGCACACATCAAAACCTGAAAGCTTGGGCATCATTACGTCCAATAATACCAAGTCGTATGGATTTGCTTTTATTTTGAATAAACCTTCCTCGCCATCACTGGCCAACTCCACAGAATACGATTCCAGTTCTAAGTTATCTTTCAACCCCAGTTGCATGGCGGGTTCGTCTTCAACGATTAATATTTTTGTCATAGATGAGTAGGAGTTAGGAGAGGAGTTAGTAGCGATACATGTTATTTTCAAATTTTACAAATTGCCTCATTTCCAAATTAGTTGAGTGGTAAATAAACAACAAACACCGACCCCTTCCCCAATTCGCTGCTAACGGTAATTTTTCCATGTTGTTGCTCAATCAATTGTTTGACCAAGGAAAGACCTAAGCCTGTGCCTCGACTCTTAGCCAGATCACCACTGGATACCCGATAAAATTTGTCAAAGATGTGTTTTTGGTCAGTGGAACTGATGCCCACTCCATAATCTTTGAAAGACGCCCAGCCAAAACCATTTTCTCTTCCAGTAGTAATCACCACTTGTTTTTTTTCTGTACTGTATTTCACCGCATTGTCAATCAAGTTGATGATGATTTCAGTCATTGCCTCTTTGTCTGCTAATACGGCTAACGATTCTGATGCTTCAAAGTGGTATTCAAAACCTTTGTTGCGCAAGTGAAAATCATAGGTCTTCAGCACGTCTTTGATTTCACTTGTCAAATCAATTATTTGAGGATGAAGTTTCTTCTTACCTGCCTCCGTCTGACTGAAATTTAAAATTTTATTTACAATGCCCGTGAGGCGGTGCGTTTCTTTATTGATGATGGAATAGTATTCTTGTTTTTTCTCCTCCGATTTTACCCTACCCATCTCAAGCGTTTCGGCAAACATACTGATGAGGGCAAGCGGGGTTCTGATTTCGTGCGAAACGTTGGAAACAAAATCGGCTTTATTTTGGGCAAGCTGCACTTCCTTTTTCACACTTCGAAAGGCAAGTATCAACGCAGCAATCAACACCACATCCAACCCAACCAACAAATACAAATTGGTGGTGGTTCGGTTGCGTACCAATTGCTGAAGCGAGGCTTCTTTTGTGCGAATGCCCAACGCATAGTTAGGAAATACCCACAAATCTTTGGTCAA
This genomic window contains:
- a CDS encoding beta galactosidase jelly roll domain-containing protein yields the protein MKKISLFLLLSVFTFSSFAQVIKLRGEWKFRIGDKSMWSNPKYDDSDWDNIIAPAAWEEEGFNGYDGFAWYRKKFDGTTLEKGESYYLNLGYIDDCDEVYVNGTLIGVSGTMPPKFKTAFNSERKYTLPSEVINFAGDNIIAVRVFDVTLGGGIIDGDLGIYRSAKNRMLVDLSGLWQFAKTRNEKPLDGDAEWTKMMVPSAWEHQGYYKYDGYAWYRKTFTLPANFSEKDEEIVLMLGKIDDFDKTYLNGKLIGKTNDGEDYGESRSFEKRRVYTIPDGLLKKGSANVIEVLVEDMGNVGGIYEGPIGITTRTAYQRYFKNSEPSLWRNE
- a CDS encoding four helix bundle protein → MEYAIGFRDLEVYKLSRQLSKDIFNVTKKFPKEEMYSLTDQVRRSSRSVGAQIAESWGKRRYEKHFISKLTDADGEQLETQHWIEVALDCGYISNEVAANFLKQYTSIGNMLNSMILKSASFCKPKTKDPK
- a CDS encoding response regulator transcription factor: MTKILIVEDEPAMQLGLKDNLELESYSVELASDGEEGLFKIKANPYDLVLLDVMMPKLSGFDVCKAVRAAGIEVPIILLTARGEEIDKVLGLELGADDYITKPFSVRELLARVKAHLRRSKSEPMKESEGISIGRIKIDFAAFRAEENGAEIKLSHKEFEILSYLYQNRNQVVSRYDLLEKVWGYDEQPTTRTVDNFMVRLRQKVETNPNQPKVILTVHGTGYKLIL
- a CDS encoding HAMP domain-containing histidine kinase, translated to MSATRRIAIILTVVFLIPALFFSVYEISSLTKDEKMIEGIYQKQLEAILFSVNQISDATINSWMAKAEAGKNQLTNGVMEEPLPPPLQNLLSLNSSIQLIFSIDTASQKANLVLFSLDSMLGVQLKPFVENSLAQSKGQITQLLKYRRSGFQKIESIQSTNPRLQNLIFIAEGTSNPWQVAGFTIDSELFIEDVVGPLLQRISKEQFVLTVFNKETKSRVYSTETSDTTSLASASLTKDLWVFPNYALGIRTKEASLQQLVRNRTTTNLYLLVGLDVVLIAALILAFRSVKKEVQLAQNKADFVSNVSHEIRTPLALISMFAETLEMGRVKSEEKKQEYYSIINKETHRLTGIVNKILNFSQTEAGKKKLHPQIIDLTSEIKDVLKTYDFHLRNKGFEYHFEASESLAVLADKEAMTEIIINLIDNAVKYSTEKKQVVITTGRENGFGWASFKDYGVGISSTDQKHIFDKFYRVSSGDLAKSRGTGLGLSLVKQLIEQQHGKITVSSELGKGSVFVVYLPLN